The genomic DNA GGCGCTGCGGCTTGCCACGGGTTGCCAGCAGGCATTGTTCCGGGTTCGCCCGCGTCCAGTATCCCATCCCGGTGAAGAAATCCCGGTCGGTGTAGCTGCCCCTGCCGGTCGCCGACCGGTTCAGCTTCGCCCAGGTGAAGCCAACCGTCTTGTAGGTGAAGCCCCATGCCTCAATCAGGTCCAGCGCCCGGGGAAGGTGCGTGTCGGTCGTCCACATGAGCAGCGCCGCATCCGGGGCCGCCCATGACGCAACGGGGAGCGCTGCCAGGTCACGTTGTGACATGCAGCCGTAATGCGCCGTGGCGCTGCGACCCTCGCCCTTCCCGCTCCATGTGGCGAAGTGCCACGGCGGATCGGCGTAAATGACCGCGTAACGGCCCGCCTGGGGCGGGGTGCCCGCCCAGTGTGGCGTGTCAAGGACCATGAGGGTTATCCTTTGATTTATGCAATCAAGGAAACCCTATATCTTGTTGAGATTCAAGCATTTTCTGGTTTATCCTTAAATTACACAGATGTTGAGGTTCGTGCTTGTCCCCAGCCCAAGATGTCGTGGTCGTCAGGCCAGATCCGGGTATCCCAGAGCGGCTGCCTGTTGCTCCATTGCCTCGATCGTGTGGTAGACCGAGGCCGGCAGAAAGTTGAATCCGGCCAGCCGCACGGCCTTTCGGGCCTCGGCGACATCGGTGTTCCCGGACGCCTCGACCAGAGCCAGTTGCATCGCCTCGACCTCCTCGTCGCGCCGCCCGATATGGGTGACATAGGGCAGGTTCGGCGCGAGCGGGGTGGTGGTGAGCAGACGCGTGCCTGCAACCCGTTCGGGCATCGTGTCGCACCACAGTGCGTGGGACACGCAGTCGATGGCGCAGACGTCGGCCTCGCCCTCCGCCACCTTGCGCAGCGAGGCGTGGTGATGTCCCGTTTCGATCACCTTGCTGAAGAAGCGGCCGCCGCGGGCATGGGGCGCGACCGTGGCGCGCAGCGCGTTGAAACCGGATTGGGAGTCGAAGCCGTTCACCGCGGCGCGTTTGCCGCGCAGGTCCCCGATCGACGTCGCGGGGTCATCGTCACGGACCATGACAACGCTGCAGTACTGGTGACTCACGGTGTGCGGCGCGCTGTAGAAGGGGATCGCCACCAGCCGGACCTTGTCTGCGAAGTCGTGGGTCAGCGGATAGCCGCAGGTCTGGGAGAGCAACAGATCGGGCGACGACCAGTGATCGAACCGGTCCCCGAAGTCGCCGCGGTCGAGTGTGTCGGGCACATCGCGGAAGCCGTGACAGCGAAGCGCCGTGGCGATCGCCCGCCACCACGCATCGGTTGCCTCGCGCAGCGGTTCCAGATCGTACATGGGCAGGCTGGCGATGGTCATGCGTCTCGCCCGAACGAACTGCCTTCATGCCGGGTCAGGCCGTCGCAGATCTCGTACCAGTCCGGCTTGTCGGCGGTGAAGATGTGTTTCGCCAGCCTGAGGTTGGTCGGCTGATCGAGAGTGCCTGCCGAGACTGCGACGTAATCGGCAAAATCCGGCTTCCAGAACAGGCTCGATCCGCAATGCCGGCAGAAGCCGCGTTGCGCCGTGTCCGAAGCGCGAAACCAGGTCAGCCCCTCGTCCGTGTCGAATCCGAGCCGGTCCGTGTCGCAGGCGCTGTAAGCCGCGAAGTTGCCGTGCATCCGTTGGCACTGGCCGCAATGACAGGCGACCACCTCGCGCATAGCGCCTGTCACGGTGTAACGCACGGCACCGCACAGGCAGCCGCCAGTGTTGTTGGCCCCGTGGTTGTCCTCGTGGTGGGCATTGCCGGTCATGGTGGAAGCCTTATTCGTCCATCGTTGCCAGGAGATGTCGCGCCAGTCCCGGGATCTCCGGCGGCTGGACGACGGCCGACCGTATCAGGGAATCGAAGTGTTGCGTGAGTAGCCGAATATGGTCGGTGCTGTTGAAGACGAAATAGACCTCGCCCGTGTATAGCACCGCACGTTTGGGCCCGAAGATCGTCATCGGCGGTGCGTAACGCTCCAGAGCGTCGAAAAGAAACCAGCGCACCGTCGGATAGAGTTCGTCGGCCAGGGTTGCGATGGTTTCGAGCTGTTGATGCCGCGCCTCCGTCGGCAGGTCGCGCCAGATGCCCTCGCCGGCCGCAAACCCCTCCAGGGCATGGAGCGAACTGCAGATCTCCATATCGGTCTCGGGCCGGCGTGAGTAGGCAAGGTGGTCCTGGGCCGTGCGCACGGCGAGCTCCGGGCTCATGCCCTTGCTGGCGTTGTACTCGAACGCGTTGACCTGCCGGGTCTTCAGCAGATCGGGCAGGGTGGTCGGCACATAGCGCACCTTGTAGCCGGCCGCCTCGGCATGCCACGCGCGCAGCTTCCGGTTGGCCGGGTCCCACGCGTCGGTCGCGATCTCCAGCGGCGTGCCGATGATCGCGTCGTCTGCCTGCTCCTGCTGGCTCAGGCCGAGCAGCCAGTCGGCGCTGACCTGGCAGGTCTGCGCGATGGCCGCGACCGTGTCGGCGCGGGGCAGCCGGTCCTCCCGGGTGCTGAGAAGCTGCGACAGCGTCGAGCGATCGACGCCGATCTGCCGGGCGAAGGCGGCCTGGCTGCCGCCCTGCCGCTTGATGACTGCCATCAGGCGTTCGCGGAACACACGGGTGGCGTCGCGTCTGTCGTAGGGACGCATGGTTTACCACAATTGTTGATAAAAATGAACATACGATGTCTTTGGTGACAAAGCGATGCAAAATGTTTGCAGAGTCACATTGTCGCGAGGGCTTTGGTGTCGCTCCAATGACACCCGACGAAAATGACATGTGACGAACGGGGAGGCTTCGTTGGGGCGCATGACAATCCGAACCGACACCTTGCGAGCAGACACCCCGGCGCTGTGGCGTCGCTGGGAACTGCCCACCTGGGGCGTGATCCTTGTGATCTACGCCAGCTGGCTTGCGCTGACATGGTGGCACGCCGCCTTGCCGGCATGGCTCATCATTCCTGTCGCGGCAATTCTGCTGTGCTGGCACGGCCATCTGCAGCACGAGGTGCTCCACGGTCACCCCACGCGCATCACCTGGCTGAACGAGCTCCTGGTCTTCCCGCCGCTCGGCATGTGGTTTCCGTACGGGCTCTATCGTGACACACATCTTGCGCACCACATGGACTTCCATCTGACATGTCCGATCGACGATCCCGAGAGCTGCTACGTCACGCCCCGGCAGTGGGAGCGGATGGGTGCGTTCCGCAAGGCCGTGCTTCGGTTCAACAACACGGTCCTTGGCCGCTTATCGATCGGTCCGGCCCTTGCGACCGGCGCGCTCTGCGGCGACGCTGTCCGTCGCTTGGCGCAGGGTGACACCACCGATCTCAACAGCTGGGTCCTGCATGCCATCGGCTGTGCCCTGGTTCTGACCTGGCTCGTCGGCGTGGTGGGCTTTCCGCTCTGGCTCTACCTGCCCTGCATGTATCTCGGGGTTTCGCTGATCATGATGCGGTCCTATGCCGAGCATCGTCCGGCGGTCTCGGTCGATCACCGCATCTGTATCAACGAGGCCGAAGCGCCCATGGCCCTGCTCTTCCTCAACAACAACCTGCACGCGGTGCACCACGAACTGCCGGGTACCGCGTGGTACGAACTGCCGCGTATCTACCGCGAGAACCGGGACGCCTGGCTCGAAGCCAACGGCGGGTTTCTGTGGAAGGGCTACCGCGACATCGTCAGGCAGTTTCTCTTCGTGCCGAAGGACGAGCCTGTCCATCCGAACGTTCATCCGAATGTCGAAGAGCTGGCACCGGAGGCGCAGCACACCTGACCGCGGCACCGCCCTGGCTGATCCCGTCACCTTCCTGACCCTTCGCCTTGCGCTCGCCGTGGTGCCGCCTGCGCGGCTGTGGAGGCGTGCGTGATACCGCGCTTGCCATGGCCGACGCGGCGTCAGCTGCTCTGGGCGACGATCACGCTTGCCATCGGAACGGCGGGCGGCATCGTCTTCGATTCGGTCGGCGTTCCCGCTGCCTTCCTGGCCGGTTCGATGATAGCCGTCGCGCTGGCGGCGCTGGCCAGGGTGCCGGTCGCCCTGCCGATGCCCCTGCGCGAGGCTGCGTTTGTCATCCTCGGCGCGATCCTGGGTACGACCGTGGATCGCCGGACCCTCGACGCCCTGCCCGAGTGGCCGGTCTCCCTTGTCGGCTTGCTGATCGGCCTGGTGCTGTTGATGACGCTGGTTCCGCTCTACCTGGAGCGGCTGCACGGGATCGACCGCCGCACGGCGCGCATGTGCGCCATTCCGGGCGCGCTCGGCCATGTCGTCGTGCTTGCCCTGCAGCTCAATGTCGACGCACGGCGTGTTGCCATCCTCCACACCCTGCGTCTGGCCACGCTTCTCACGCTGATTCCTGCGGTCGGCGCGCTCAACGACGAACTCAGGCATGTTGCGCTTGCGGGCGCGAGACCGGCGCTCGACTGGGGTCCGGCGATCCTGCTGATCGCGCTGTCATGTGCCATCGTGCCGCTTGTGAAGACGTTGCGCTTCCCGGCACCGACCTTCATCGCGCCGATGTTGTTCGTCGGCGGGCTCTCAATGACCGGTGTGGTCGACGGCCTCATGCCGGGCGAGCTTCTGTATCCGTCGCTGATCGTCAGCGGTTCGGTCGTCGGTGCCCGCTTTGCCGGGACGACGCTGCCCTACATGTGGCACAGCCTGAAGGCCGGTGTCGGCGGCATCCTGCTGGGCATCGTCCTGATGGGTCTGATGGCCTGGCCCGTTTCGGTGTTCACCGGCGTGCCCTTCGTCCAACTCTGGCTTGCCTATGCGCCAGGCGGCTTTGATGCCATGCCGGTGCTTGCCTTCTCGCTCGGCCTGGACCCGGCGTTTGTCGCGGGCCACCAGCTCATCCGTTTTGTTGCGATCAGCGCGGCGCTCCCGTTCCTCTTCCGCTGGCCGAAGGACGTGGACTCGTGAGCGCGCCGCCCTGGCCGAGCGCCAGGCGCATGATGGGCCGGGCCGGCAGGCGTCGAACGACCTCGCTGACTGCGCTTCAATGAGGCCGGGGCACGTGTGCCCCGGAAGCGTCTTCAGCAGTAACAAGCCCTGCCCGTCGCACACCTTCGCTTCAATGAGGCCGGGGCACGTGTGCCCCGGAAGCAAGACCGCCTGGTACCTCGTCGATGCCAGCAGGATGATGCTTCAATGAGGCCGGGGCACGTGTGCCCCGGAAGCCCCGGACCTTGCGGAGCCGCCACTCGGCGGCGTAGCCACGCTTCAATGAGGCCGGGGCACGTGTGCCCCGGAAGCGCTCCCTTCAC from Rhodospirillales bacterium includes the following:
- a CDS encoding DNA methyltransferase: MVLDTPHWAGTPPQAGRYAVIYADPPWHFATWSGKGEGRSATAHYGCMSQRDLAALPVASWAAPDAALLMWTTDTHLPRALDLIEAWGFTYKTVGFTWAKLNRSATGRGSYTDRDFFTGMGYWTRANPEQCLLATRGKPQRQGRDVRQLVVAPRREHSRKPDEVYDRIERLIDGPYLEMFARQTRPGWDAWGDEAGMFDGGRAETRRWPSNLKRHPDSIAAR
- a CDS encoding helix-turn-helix transcriptional regulator; this encodes MRPYDRRDATRVFRERLMAVIKRQGGSQAAFARQIGVDRSTLSQLLSTREDRLPRADTVAAIAQTCQVSADWLLGLSQQEQADDAIIGTPLEIATDAWDPANRKLRAWHAEAAGYKVRYVPTTLPDLLKTRQVNAFEYNASKGMSPELAVRTAQDHLAYSRRPETDMEICSSLHALEGFAAGEGIWRDLPTEARHQQLETIATLADELYPTVRWFLFDALERYAPPMTIFGPKRAVLYTGEVYFVFNSTDHIRLLTQHFDSLIRSAVVQPPEIPGLARHLLATMDE
- a CDS encoding fatty acid desaturase encodes the protein MTIRTDTLRADTPALWRRWELPTWGVILVIYASWLALTWWHAALPAWLIIPVAAILLCWHGHLQHEVLHGHPTRITWLNELLVFPPLGMWFPYGLYRDTHLAHHMDFHLTCPIDDPESCYVTPRQWERMGAFRKAVLRFNNTVLGRLSIGPALATGALCGDAVRRLAQGDTTDLNSWVLHAIGCALVLTWLVGVVGFPLWLYLPCMYLGVSLIMMRSYAEHRPAVSVDHRICINEAEAPMALLFLNNNLHAVHHELPGTAWYELPRIYRENRDAWLEANGGFLWKGYRDIVRQFLFVPKDEPVHPNVHPNVEELAPEAQHT
- a CDS encoding PhnD/SsuA/transferrin family substrate-binding protein — translated: MTIASLPMYDLEPLREATDAWWRAIATALRCHGFRDVPDTLDRGDFGDRFDHWSSPDLLLSQTCGYPLTHDFADKVRLVAIPFYSAPHTVSHQYCSVVMVRDDDPATSIGDLRGKRAAVNGFDSQSGFNALRATVAPHARGGRFFSKVIETGHHHASLRKVAEGEADVCAIDCVSHALWCDTMPERVAGTRLLTTTPLAPNLPYVTHIGRRDEEVEAMQLALVEASGNTDVAEARKAVRLAGFNFLPASVYHTIEAMEQQAAALGYPDLA
- a CDS encoding AbrB family transcriptional regulator, which codes for MIPRLPWPTRRQLLWATITLAIGTAGGIVFDSVGVPAAFLAGSMIAVALAALARVPVALPMPLREAAFVILGAILGTTVDRRTLDALPEWPVSLVGLLIGLVLLMTLVPLYLERLHGIDRRTARMCAIPGALGHVVVLALQLNVDARRVAILHTLRLATLLTLIPAVGALNDELRHVALAGARPALDWGPAILLIALSCAIVPLVKTLRFPAPTFIAPMLFVGGLSMTGVVDGLMPGELLYPSLIVSGSVVGARFAGTTLPYMWHSLKAGVGGILLGIVLMGLMAWPVSVFTGVPFVQLWLAYAPGGFDAMPVLAFSLGLDPAFVAGHQLIRFVAISAALPFLFRWPKDVDS
- a CDS encoding GFA family protein encodes the protein MTGNAHHEDNHGANNTGGCLCGAVRYTVTGAMREVVACHCGQCQRMHGNFAAYSACDTDRLGFDTDEGLTWFRASDTAQRGFCRHCGSSLFWKPDFADYVAVSAGTLDQPTNLRLAKHIFTADKPDWYEICDGLTRHEGSSFGRDA